Part of the Ruegeria sp. AD91A genome, GCCGACTGGTTGGTGAAACTGTCGCTGGCCCTGATCGCGCTGATCCCGTTCAAGGTGATCGTTGCGCGACTGACCGCTGCACAGCCTGCGTAAAAAAGTGCTTTGAGAATGGCGCATCTTGTGTCACGCTTCTTTCTAACCGCAACAGATAGAAAAGGAGGTGATCCAGTGTCAAGAAAGAGATTGGAGAGAGGTGTCGGAACAACCGGGGGGACCGCCTGCTAGGGCAGCCCTTGGCGGAGTGTTCGCTCCGGCTGGTCGATTGATCTAACCGACCCGACCTCCTGAACTTTCGAAGGGCCGTCCCGCCGGGGCGGCCCTTTCTGTTTTCACCCGTGCCAGTTATGGTCGAACCTATGTTGCGCATTACCGACGATATCACTCTGCAAGACTGGGAAATGACCGAGAGCTTTGTCCGCTCTTCCGGCCCTGGCGGGCAGAATGTGAACAAGGTCTCGACCGCCGTTGAGCTGAGGTTCGAGGCCGCGCGCTCCCCTTCTTTACCCGATCCGGTCAAGAACAGGCTGAAACGGTTGGCCGGGCGCCGCTGGACCAAGGATGGCGCGATCATCATCCAGTGTGAAGAAACGCGGTCGCAAGCCCGCAACCGGGAAATCGCACGTACAAGGCTGGCCGAACTGATCACGCGTGCGCTGGTCCAACCCAAGCGGCGCATCGCAACAAAACCTACCTATGGCTCGGTCAAACGCAGGCTTGCGACGAAAAAGGCACGGGGTGACGTTAAGGCATTGCGAGGCAAGGTGTCCGAAGATTGATCTGGCATCTTGTCGGGGCGTTGATAGTCTGGCCTTCAAAAGGTGCAGGAGAGTAACGCCATGAGGCTGGAGGGAAAAACCGCAATCGTCACTGGCGGAGCATCCGGGTTTGGTGCGGGGATCGTAAGGAAGTTCCAGGCCGAAGGTGCGCGCGTCATGATTGCTGACATCAATGGCGATGCTGCCCATGAGCTTGCTGGGCAGCTTGGTTCCGAAGCGGTTGCTCAGCAGGTCGATGTAAGCGACGGTGCTTCGGTCCAAAAGATGGCGGATGCGGCTTTCTCAACTTTCGGCCATTTGGATATTCTGGTGAACAATGCCGGTGTGACTCACCTTCCGACGCCGCTCGAGGAGGTCAGCGAAGAAGATTTCGACCGTGTTTTCTGCGTGAATATGAAATCCGTCTATCTGACTGCCCGCGCGTTGGTGCCTCATATGAAGGCACGCGGGGCGGGTTCAGTGCTAAACGTGGCTTCAACCGCGGGCCTGTCGCCGCGCCCGAACCTGAACTGGTATAACGCCTCCAAGGGTTGGATGATCACCGCAACCAAAACGATGGCGGTCGAGCTTGCACCGTCCGGGCTGCGGGTGAATGCGATCTGCCCGGTCGCCGGGGAAACGCCATTGCTGAAATCTTTCATGGGTGAAGACACACCCGAAATCCGTGCCAAATTCCTGTCGACCATCCCCTTGGGCCGCTTTTCAACCCCTGAAGATATGGCTAATGCCGCCTGTTTCCTGTGTTCGGACGAGGCCAGCATGATCACCGGCACTGCGCTTGAGGTCGACGGCGGCCGATGCATCTGATCCGCTCTTCATCTGGCCAAAAATATCCCCGCCGGTGGCAGCGCGCGCCAGCGCGCTTTCCCACTCAACCGCCGAGACTTACATGATCCCCGGACCAAGAAACCTGATCACGGATGTTCCCGGCCTGATAGTCGGCAACGCTCAGGACGGCGCTTTGAAATCCGGCACGACTGTCCTGACCGCCGCAGAACCGTTCGTGACATCGGTCCACATTATGGGCGG contains:
- the arfB gene encoding alternative ribosome rescue aminoacyl-tRNA hydrolase ArfB yields the protein MLRITDDITLQDWEMTESFVRSSGPGGQNVNKVSTAVELRFEAARSPSLPDPVKNRLKRLAGRRWTKDGAIIIQCEETRSQARNREIARTRLAELITRALVQPKRRIATKPTYGSVKRRLATKKARGDVKALRGKVSED
- a CDS encoding SDR family oxidoreductase, with the translated sequence MRLEGKTAIVTGGASGFGAGIVRKFQAEGARVMIADINGDAAHELAGQLGSEAVAQQVDVSDGASVQKMADAAFSTFGHLDILVNNAGVTHLPTPLEEVSEEDFDRVFCVNMKSVYLTARALVPHMKARGAGSVLNVASTAGLSPRPNLNWYNASKGWMITATKTMAVELAPSGLRVNAICPVAGETPLLKSFMGEDTPEIRAKFLSTIPLGRFSTPEDMANAACFLCSDEASMITGTALEVDGGRCI